A window of the Mesotoga prima MesG1.Ag.4.2 genome harbors these coding sequences:
- a CDS encoding GntR family transcriptional regulator, with amino-acid sequence MTPKYSVIERFLLEELKSGKYSVGDKLPTEKELMKKFSASRETVRKALDRLSFEAAIVRRPGLGTFVSYGSDNHLVGILVQQITSYIFPYIVLGAEDHLFRNEYKMLLGNSAEDPVKERQILSEWIASGVKGLIIDPVYSATKRSNKDLVKSMAKSGVKIVLVHSDWNIDQVSCNVLDDAFGGEKAAEIFFEYGHKRVAVIYKSTHLPGVIRAKSFVDRCRQLGFSKIYEKSFNVSEFTGAPMQIAHELMSLPQQIRPTAIFCYNDATALQLQLVAKRLALNIPEDISVIGFDDGPIGDFRDVLTTFAHPKEDVGRRSVEILLDMLNGSKAYRVVHKPELIERSSVAGVKE; translated from the coding sequence ATCACTCCGAAGTATTCTGTAATTGAGCGTTTTCTGCTTGAAGAACTCAAGTCCGGGAAGTACTCTGTTGGAGATAAACTCCCAACGGAGAAAGAGCTAATGAAGAAGTTTAGTGCAAGCAGAGAAACTGTCCGAAAGGCTCTGGATAGGCTTTCTTTCGAGGCGGCAATAGTCAGAAGACCGGGTCTTGGAACCTTTGTAAGCTATGGAAGTGACAACCACCTCGTGGGTATTCTGGTCCAGCAAATAACCAGCTACATCTTTCCGTATATAGTGCTCGGGGCTGAGGACCACCTCTTTAGAAATGAATACAAGATGCTTCTAGGCAATTCAGCGGAGGATCCGGTCAAAGAACGACAGATACTCTCAGAATGGATTGCTTCCGGGGTAAAGGGTTTGATAATCGATCCGGTGTACAGTGCTACAAAGAGGTCAAATAAAGATCTAGTGAAATCTATGGCAAAATCGGGAGTCAAAATTGTTCTTGTACACAGCGACTGGAACATAGATCAAGTGAGCTGCAATGTTCTGGACGATGCCTTTGGAGGAGAAAAAGCGGCCGAGATCTTCTTTGAATACGGTCATAAAAGAGTTGCAGTAATATACAAATCAACACATCTTCCCGGCGTCATAAGGGCCAAGAGCTTTGTAGATCGATGCAGGCAACTGGGGTTTTCGAAGATATACGAAAAGTCCTTCAACGTTTCGGAGTTTACAGGTGCGCCTATGCAAATTGCTCACGAACTGATGTCGCTACCGCAGCAGATTCGCCCTACTGCAATCTTCTGTTACAACGATGCGACGGCCCTGCAGCTACAGCTGGTAGCAAAGAGACTTGCTCTAAATATACCCGAAGATATCTCGGTTATAGGATTCGATGATGGACCTATCGGTGATTTCAGGGACGTCCTGACCACTTTTGCCCATCCAAAGGAAGATGTAGGAAGAAGATCTGTTGAAATCCTTCTTGATATGCTCAATGGCTCCAAAGCCTATAGAGTTGTCCATAAACCGGAACTGATTGAAAGAAGTTCAGTTGCTGGTGTGAAGGAATAG
- a CDS encoding TetR/AcrR family transcriptional regulator, protein MKSNDANDARERIIDASIELFSKRGFHATTTSEIAEAAGVTKGLIYYYFKSKEEILSHVVNSLLEDATSITMDFVQEGIIQMIKDGELDIEYERMKFSNEESAIVFVNRLLEYYERILDYLLENRLLLRVLMFESLKDSKHHNDLFRLLDLSRDVDSNPILKLISEADHDFTYSLDMELFKFFFSVMPLVTFAAYYDDLKERSMMSGDELRNSFLQSFREVLSSLKSGNEISLKTKRSNDTG, encoded by the coding sequence ATGAAATCAAATGATGCTAATGATGCAAGAGAAAGAATCATCGATGCATCGATAGAACTGTTTTCAAAAAGGGGATTCCATGCAACTACTACAAGTGAGATTGCTGAGGCGGCAGGAGTGACGAAAGGGCTGATCTATTACTACTTCAAAAGTAAGGAGGAGATCCTAAGCCATGTGGTTAATTCCTTGCTTGAAGATGCTACTTCCATCACCATGGATTTCGTCCAGGAAGGCATCATTCAGATGATCAAAGACGGCGAACTCGATATTGAATATGAGAGGATGAAGTTTTCAAATGAGGAGTCTGCTATTGTTTTCGTGAACCGACTACTTGAATACTATGAAAGGATACTCGATTATCTATTGGAAAACAGGTTGTTGCTGAGGGTTTTGATGTTCGAATCATTGAAAGACAGCAAACACCATAACGATCTCTTTAGACTACTTGATCTCTCGAGAGACGTCGATAGCAATCCCATCCTAAAATTGATTTCCGAAGCCGACCACGATTTCACTTACTCCCTGGACATGGAATTGTTCAAGTTCTTCTTCTCTGTAATGCCCCTTGTAACTTTTGCAGCATACTATGATGATCTGAAAGAGAGAAGTATGATGAGTGGTGATGAACTGCGCAATTCCTTTCTTCAATCATTCAGAGAAGTATTGTCTTCTTTGAAAAGCGGGAATGAGATTTCGCTCAAAACAAAGCGCTCTAACGATACTGGATGA
- a CDS encoding calcium-translocating P-type ATPase, PMCA-type → MAWHSLELEEVLEKLNVDPNKGLSSSGVEERLARFGSNILREERKKTIFERFLEQFKDVMIAILMAAAAISFVVSLFENEGFFEPVLIMLIVVLNAVIGVIQESKAEKALDALKKLSSPNAKVIRDGEQRIVQASNVVPGDIVLVEAGDFVPADARILSSASLKVDESALTGESVSSEKKTEAKVKEDATLGDRFNMIFSGCSVTYGRAKAVVVETGMQTEMGKIASMLSAEEETETPLQKKLNVLGKYLAIAAIVACAIIFLVGLIDGIPIMEIFMISVSLAVSAIPEGLPAIVTVVLAIGVQRMVKRNAIIRKLPAVETLGSATVICSDKTGTLTQNKMTLVKAFSDYDSTLEEISSENLPEIRSLLLYATLCSDGRIIYESGEEKQIGDPTETAIVFAAKRNGIEKEKIEEKYPRLAEIPFDSERKMMTTINRIENKNVVITKGAIDSVALRCVAGDVEKGRRIAEEMGSDALRVLAIAYKHIEEIPEILDPAEIESGLTFMGLVGMIDPARPEAKESVALCKQAGIKPVMITGDHKLTAAAIAREVGILSPEEKVVDGSELARMLDSELEERVRDISVYARVSPSDKLRIVHAWQKQGEVVAMTGDGVNDAPALKAADIGCAMGITGTDVAKSAADMTLTDDNFSTIVEAVKEGRGIYANIRKVVGFLLGTNIGEILTVFAAMIIWREAPLISAQLLWINLVTDSLPAIALGMEPVEEDVMKSKPKRKNEGIFANGLGYRVILQGIMFAFLTLIGFSIGWKSTGDIVVGRTMAFAILSLTQIFHSFNMRSNHSLFKTGLFSNVFHIFATVVSLAMVAFVLFIDPVARIFGLAELNASMYLLAILLSLVPIPVIELEKLAGVMRRRD, encoded by the coding sequence ATGGCATGGCACTCATTGGAACTAGAAGAGGTATTAGAGAAACTGAATGTTGATCCCAACAAAGGATTGAGTTCTTCTGGAGTGGAAGAACGATTGGCTAGATTCGGCAGCAACATCCTGAGAGAGGAACGAAAGAAAACCATCTTCGAGCGTTTTCTAGAACAGTTTAAGGACGTTATGATAGCTATCCTTATGGCGGCAGCCGCAATTTCCTTCGTTGTTTCTCTATTCGAGAATGAAGGTTTCTTCGAACCTGTTTTGATAATGCTTATAGTAGTCTTGAATGCGGTAATCGGTGTAATACAGGAAAGCAAAGCCGAGAAGGCTCTCGATGCTTTGAAGAAGCTTTCTTCGCCTAATGCAAAGGTAATACGTGATGGGGAGCAAAGGATCGTTCAAGCTTCGAACGTGGTCCCAGGTGATATTGTGCTTGTAGAAGCCGGTGACTTCGTTCCAGCCGATGCTAGAATATTGAGTTCGGCAAGTCTCAAAGTGGATGAGTCAGCCCTAACCGGAGAATCGGTTTCGTCGGAGAAGAAAACCGAGGCTAAGGTAAAAGAAGATGCTACTTTGGGAGACAGGTTCAACATGATTTTCTCCGGTTGTAGCGTTACCTATGGAAGGGCGAAGGCTGTTGTCGTAGAGACTGGAATGCAAACTGAAATGGGGAAAATTGCGAGCATGCTTTCAGCGGAAGAAGAGACAGAAACTCCTCTCCAGAAGAAATTGAATGTTCTTGGAAAATATCTTGCAATTGCGGCTATAGTTGCCTGCGCGATAATCTTTCTGGTTGGTTTGATTGATGGCATTCCGATAATGGAGATATTCATGATCTCCGTTTCTCTAGCCGTTTCGGCAATACCTGAAGGCCTTCCTGCTATCGTAACGGTTGTTCTTGCCATAGGAGTGCAGCGGATGGTTAAAAGAAACGCGATAATTCGCAAGCTGCCAGCCGTTGAGACCCTGGGAAGTGCAACCGTAATCTGCTCAGACAAGACAGGAACACTGACTCAGAACAAAATGACACTGGTTAAGGCCTTTTCCGATTACGACTCAACTCTGGAAGAGATCTCTTCCGAGAACTTGCCGGAAATCAGAAGCCTTTTACTATATGCGACACTCTGTTCAGACGGAAGAATCATTTACGAAAGTGGAGAAGAAAAACAAATAGGAGACCCAACTGAGACAGCGATAGTATTTGCCGCTAAAAGAAATGGAATTGAGAAAGAGAAAATTGAGGAGAAATATCCAAGATTAGCCGAGATTCCGTTCGATTCAGAGCGAAAAATGATGACAACAATCAACAGAATCGAAAACAAGAATGTAGTAATTACAAAGGGTGCAATTGATTCAGTTGCTCTTAGATGTGTTGCGGGAGACGTCGAAAAGGGAAGAAGAATTGCAGAAGAGATGGGTAGCGATGCCCTGCGAGTGCTTGCCATAGCCTATAAGCATATCGAGGAGATTCCAGAGATCCTTGATCCCGCCGAGATCGAGAGCGGGCTTACATTCATGGGTCTCGTGGGTATGATCGATCCAGCACGGCCAGAAGCAAAGGAATCGGTGGCACTATGTAAACAGGCTGGGATAAAGCCGGTCATGATAACCGGTGATCATAAGCTAACCGCCGCAGCAATTGCCAGAGAAGTCGGGATTCTGTCACCTGAAGAAAAGGTTGTTGATGGAAGCGAACTTGCAAGAATGCTGGATAGTGAGCTCGAAGAACGAGTTCGGGATATCTCGGTTTATGCCAGAGTTTCTCCTTCAGACAAGTTGAGGATCGTTCACGCATGGCAGAAACAAGGTGAAGTGGTGGCAATGACGGGAGATGGAGTTAATGACGCTCCTGCTCTCAAGGCAGCAGATATAGGATGTGCTATGGGAATAACTGGAACCGATGTGGCAAAGAGCGCGGCTGACATGACACTTACAGATGATAATTTCTCAACTATTGTAGAGGCCGTGAAGGAAGGTCGGGGGATCTATGCCAACATAAGAAAGGTGGTTGGTTTCCTTCTTGGAACGAATATAGGGGAGATTTTGACTGTATTTGCGGCGATGATTATCTGGAGAGAAGCTCCTCTAATATCTGCTCAGTTGCTCTGGATAAATCTCGTCACCGACAGCCTACCTGCAATCGCATTAGGCATGGAACCCGTTGAAGAGGATGTTATGAAAAGCAAGCCTAAACGAAAGAATGAAGGAATATTTGCAAATGGACTTGGTTACAGAGTAATTCTGCAGGGAATCATGTTCGCTTTTCTAACTCTGATTGGGTTTTCGATTGGCTGGAAGAGTACCGGAGATATCGTTGTAGGCAGAACAATGGCCTTTGCTATACTTTCTTTGACCCAGATCTTTCATTCTTTTAACATGCGGTCAAATCACTCGCTATTTAAAACCGGTCTCTTTTCCAATGTCTTCCATATTTTTGCGACAGTAGTGTCGCTGGCAATGGTTGCTTTTGTTCTATTCATAGATCCAGTCGCGAGAATATTTGGGCTAGCCGAGCTGAACGCTTCGATGTATCTGCTTGCTATTCTGCTTTCTCTTGTACCAATACCGGTGATTGAGTTAGAAAAGCTCGCAGGCGTCATGAGACGCAGAGATTGA
- a CDS encoding IS1634 family transposase yields MGIVYQKNKKTGITYVYNNQAYWDKEKQQSRAKRTLIGKLDPDTGEILPTRSYRKDTEQKDSISKKPGPVPITKIRRDFYGACYLLDQVGKITEVEADLKACFPDRYRMILSIAYYLILEENNSLSRFSHWQRLHVHPYGEDIPSQRSSELFQSISEEERMMFFKKQGRRRIEKEYWAFDITSISSYSETLSQVKKGRNKEYDRLPHINLALLFGEQSGLPFYYRKLPGNITDVKTVKQLMAEFNVMGYKKVSVLLDRGFYSRENINLLFKNHQKFIVGVKLNLNYVKEIVEEERENLQLWSNLQPQFRVYGLCRTIQWDYEQERPNKGDVLSSKRRAYLHLFYNGEKAARDQAEMNDYLSRLYNDLVNNTREEYRMKDYDRFFTVTSTPKRGRKVTPKEEAMREAARNYGYFALLSNEVNDPFEALSLYRSKDIVEKGFGNLKDRLNFRRMQVSSELSLNGKLFVEFVALIYLSYIKKKMQDTCLFENWTLQGLLDELDTIERFESPEHGRLIGEVTKKQKDIYVKLGVKSPSL; encoded by the coding sequence ATGGGGATTGTCTATCAAAAGAACAAGAAAACTGGAATCACATATGTATACAACAATCAAGCCTATTGGGACAAGGAAAAACAACAGTCCAGAGCCAAGAGAACCTTAATCGGCAAACTGGATCCAGACACTGGAGAAATCCTACCGACCAGGTCATACAGGAAGGACACTGAACAGAAGGATAGCATTTCGAAAAAGCCCGGTCCAGTTCCCATAACCAAAATCCGCAGGGATTTCTATGGTGCTTGCTATCTTCTCGATCAGGTTGGAAAGATCACAGAAGTTGAGGCAGATTTGAAAGCGTGTTTCCCCGATCGTTATAGAATGATTCTGTCTATTGCCTATTATCTTATTCTGGAAGAGAACAACTCACTCAGTAGGTTTTCACATTGGCAGAGATTGCATGTTCATCCTTATGGAGAAGACATACCATCACAGCGCAGCAGTGAGCTGTTCCAATCTATTTCCGAAGAAGAGAGGATGATGTTCTTCAAGAAACAAGGTAGACGTAGAATTGAGAAAGAATACTGGGCCTTTGACATCACTTCCATCTCCAGTTATTCAGAGACACTGAGTCAGGTAAAGAAGGGAAGAAACAAAGAGTACGACAGACTACCTCACATCAACCTCGCCCTTCTCTTCGGTGAACAGTCTGGACTTCCCTTTTACTACCGGAAGCTCCCTGGCAATATCACCGACGTGAAAACAGTCAAGCAGCTTATGGCTGAATTCAATGTCATGGGATACAAAAAGGTAAGTGTCCTTCTTGACAGAGGCTTTTACAGCAGAGAGAACATAAACCTGCTCTTCAAGAACCACCAGAAGTTCATCGTCGGTGTCAAACTGAATCTGAATTATGTAAAAGAGATCGTAGAAGAAGAGCGTGAGAACCTTCAACTGTGGTCAAATCTTCAACCTCAGTTCAGAGTATATGGCTTGTGCCGAACAATCCAGTGGGATTACGAGCAGGAAAGACCAAACAAAGGGGACGTATTAAGCTCGAAGAGACGGGCATATCTTCATCTTTTCTACAATGGCGAGAAGGCTGCCAGAGATCAGGCAGAGATGAACGATTATCTGAGCAGACTATACAATGATCTGGTAAACAACACACGTGAAGAATACCGCATGAAGGACTATGATAGATTCTTCACTGTTACCAGTACACCAAAAAGGGGCAGGAAAGTCACACCGAAGGAAGAGGCGATGCGTGAAGCGGCAAGAAACTATGGCTATTTCGCACTGCTTTCCAATGAAGTCAACGATCCCTTCGAGGCCTTATCTCTCTATCGCAGTAAAGACATAGTGGAAAAGGGGTTTGGGAACCTCAAGGATCGTTTGAATTTCCGTAGAATGCAGGTTTCCTCAGAACTATCACTGAATGGAAAGCTGTTTGTCGAGTTTGTCGCATTGATTTATCTTTCCTACATAAAGAAGAAGATGCAGGACACCTGTCTCTTCGAGAACTGGACATTGCAGGGTCTCCTTGACGAACTTGACACCATTGAAAGGTTTGAGTCTCCCGAACATGGCCGCTTGATCGGAGAAGTCACTAAAAAGCAGAAGGATATCTATGTCAAGCTGGGGGTGAAATCACCCTCGTTATAA
- a CDS encoding Gfo/Idh/MocA family protein: MKFGRLRVALIGAGQIAEVTHLPVLSEMSDRVELVGIADPAVERAVMLSSRFGIDNTFGDYNEMLSSLNPDAVFVCTPNKFHSAATVSALRSGSHVFCEKPPAINAREVQEMMVASKEAGKILSFNFHYRFRSEAIAIKKFVDSGDLGEIYFCEATALRRRGIPGWGSFTNKEIQGGGPLVDIGVHMLDLALHMMRFPQPKSITASAYCKIAKRSGVGLMGGWDPEKYSVEDSAFGFVRFHNGASLILKTSFALNMKDRSIMNLQIFGDRAGATVFPPEVFAESHGELTNTAIPFAESKDCYKRSVESFIDSCLGKESTIPTPEEALAVQSILDAFYLSAESASTVEL; the protein is encoded by the coding sequence ATGAAGTTTGGGAGACTCCGCGTCGCCTTGATTGGGGCCGGCCAGATTGCAGAGGTCACCCATCTCCCGGTTTTATCCGAGATGAGTGACAGGGTAGAACTGGTCGGGATAGCAGATCCCGCTGTAGAGAGGGCAGTTATGCTTTCCAGCAGATTTGGAATAGATAACACTTTCGGTGATTACAATGAAATGCTGTCTTCTTTGAATCCCGATGCCGTGTTCGTTTGTACTCCAAACAAATTTCACTCTGCAGCTACTGTAAGCGCACTGAGATCTGGATCTCATGTCTTTTGTGAAAAACCTCCTGCCATCAACGCAAGAGAAGTTCAAGAAATGATGGTCGCCTCAAAGGAAGCAGGAAAGATTCTTTCATTCAACTTCCATTATCGTTTCAGGAGTGAAGCAATCGCCATAAAGAAGTTTGTCGACAGTGGAGATCTTGGTGAGATATATTTTTGCGAAGCAACAGCGTTGAGGAGACGCGGAATTCCTGGATGGGGTTCCTTCACCAACAAAGAGATCCAGGGCGGAGGTCCACTGGTTGATATAGGAGTTCATATGCTGGATCTGGCGCTCCATATGATGAGATTTCCACAGCCGAAGAGCATTACGGCAAGCGCTTACTGTAAAATTGCCAAAAGGAGTGGAGTTGGACTTATGGGCGGCTGGGATCCTGAGAAATATTCCGTCGAAGATTCGGCCTTTGGCTTTGTGAGGTTTCACAACGGAGCTTCACTGATCCTGAAGACTTCCTTTGCGCTAAACATGAAAGATCGTTCAATCATGAATCTTCAAATTTTCGGTGATAGAGCAGGCGCTACGGTCTTCCCACCGGAAGTATTTGCCGAATCACACGGAGAGTTAACGAATACGGCCATACCGTTTGCAGAAAGCAAAGACTGCTATAAGAGGTCGGTAGAAAGTTTCATAGATAGTTGCTTGGGAAAGGAATCAACAATACCAACTCCCGAGGAGGCCCTGGCTGTTCAGAGCATCTTAGACGCCTTTTATCTGTCGGCCGAAAGTGCTTCGACTGTAGAGCTATAG
- a CDS encoding sugar phosphate isomerase/epimerase family protein produces MKVITQDKDFFPSQMEEKLQFIRSLGFDGYEIDGKVLLERFAEVSEAVRSTGFPVTSACGGYRGWIGDFSREKREQATEDIGEILKALSKVGGKGIVVPAAWGMFSKRLPPMVPPRSDSEDTAVLLESLGSLNKIAAETDTFIYLEPLNRYEDHMLNTLQSAAKVIEMGRFSNVRLTADAFHMNIEEADIRQAVIENGRYIGHVHIADSNRYQPGQAHLDFKTLFSALSEIGYSGDIVFECRVIGDDPVKGYGESCAFIRDLLRSIER; encoded by the coding sequence ATGAAAGTGATAACTCAGGACAAGGACTTCTTCCCTTCTCAAATGGAGGAGAAACTGCAATTCATTCGAAGCCTTGGATTCGACGGTTACGAAATAGACGGAAAAGTTCTTCTGGAGAGGTTCGCGGAAGTGAGCGAAGCTGTCCGGTCAACAGGATTCCCTGTGACAAGCGCCTGTGGGGGATACCGTGGTTGGATCGGTGATTTTTCCCGGGAGAAAAGGGAGCAGGCAACAGAGGACATCGGAGAGATCTTGAAGGCACTATCTAAGGTCGGCGGAAAGGGAATCGTTGTACCTGCCGCCTGGGGAATGTTTTCGAAGAGGCTCCCACCTATGGTCCCTCCGAGATCTGATTCAGAAGATACAGCAGTTCTCCTGGAATCCCTTGGAAGCTTGAACAAAATTGCTGCAGAAACGGACACCTTCATCTATCTGGAGCCACTTAACAGGTACGAAGATCATATGTTAAACACCCTTCAATCTGCCGCGAAAGTGATAGAAATGGGCCGATTTTCTAATGTCAGACTGACGGCTGACGCTTTTCATATGAATATCGAAGAGGCCGATATCAGGCAGGCGGTAATAGAGAACGGCAGGTATATCGGACACGTGCACATCGCCGACAGCAACCGTTATCAGCCGGGTCAGGCGCACTTAGATTTCAAGACACTCTTTTCGGCACTGTCTGAAATCGGTTATTCCGGTGACATTGTATTCGAATGTAGAGTGATCGGAGACGATCCTGTTAAAGGATACGGTGAGTCATGCGCCTTTATTCGAGATCTTCTCAGGAGCATTGAAAGATGA
- a CDS encoding zinc-dependent alcohol dehydrogenase gives MPRMLVATAPRKAAIVEYQDRKVAANEVMVEVEFASPKHGSEVADFRGESPLIDEFYDKDWHLILPRSAGEKKGVEFGSWNLGNMWVGKIVVKGVDVKDYSIGERVCSYGGIRETHIINAIGNDRLLKVPTGVSWKSAVCYDPAQFALSGIRDGNVRPGDYIAVIGLGAIGLMAVQLGKKIGARPVIGVDPIAIRREAALNSGADYVLDPGECDVGLEIKRLTGKLGADCIIETSGSAGALQSALRGLAYGGTVSYVAWAREFAGGINFGREAHYNYGRVVFSRAASEPNPDFPRWDRKRIEKTCWNLILDGSLSGDDIVNPVVNFEESPSAYCKYVDTNPELSIKLGVAF, from the coding sequence ATGCCAAGGATGCTTGTGGCAACTGCACCGCGAAAAGCGGCCATCGTTGAGTATCAGGATAGAAAGGTAGCGGCCAATGAGGTGATGGTCGAGGTCGAGTTTGCTTCTCCAAAGCACGGCTCAGAGGTAGCAGACTTCAGAGGTGAAAGTCCTCTGATAGACGAATTCTACGACAAAGACTGGCATCTAATTTTACCGAGATCAGCTGGCGAAAAAAAGGGCGTAGAGTTCGGTTCCTGGAATCTGGGCAACATGTGGGTAGGAAAGATAGTAGTGAAAGGGGTAGACGTAAAAGACTACTCCATCGGTGAAAGGGTCTGCTCTTACGGAGGAATTCGTGAAACTCACATTATAAACGCTATAGGAAACGACCGTCTACTAAAGGTCCCTACCGGAGTCTCCTGGAAGAGCGCTGTGTGTTATGATCCCGCCCAGTTTGCCCTTTCCGGAATCAGAGACGGAAATGTAAGGCCGGGAGATTACATCGCAGTGATTGGCCTTGGAGCCATCGGATTAATGGCGGTACAGCTCGGGAAGAAAATCGGAGCCAGGCCAGTGATAGGTGTGGATCCTATCGCGATAAGGCGTGAGGCTGCGCTGAACTCCGGAGCGGATTACGTGCTCGACCCAGGTGAGTGCGACGTCGGGCTTGAGATAAAAAGGCTTACCGGCAAGCTCGGGGCCGACTGCATCATTGAGACCAGCGGATCTGCAGGCGCGCTTCAGTCGGCTCTAAGGGGGCTTGCCTACGGAGGAACGGTTTCATATGTGGCCTGGGCAAGGGAGTTTGCCGGCGGCATCAACTTCGGAAGGGAAGCCCACTACAACTACGGAAGAGTTGTTTTTTCTCGCGCCGCGAGTGAGCCCAATCCAGACTTTCCAAGATGGGATAGAAAGAGAATCGAAAAAACCTGCTGGAATTTGATACTGGATGGTTCTCTCTCTGGCGACGACATCGTGAATCCAGTTGTGAACTTCGAAGAATCGCCGAGCGCGTACTGTAAATATGTGGACACTAATCCCGAACTGAGTATTAAGCTCGGAGTAGCTTTTTGA